TCTCTCACCCCTATTCCAGCATGTAATATAAGCCAGCTCCGCATCAGGTCAAGCAATTGCTGACTGGCCTTCATGGTGATGCCGATGAGGTCCTTCCGGTGTGCCGGGCAGGGCAAAAGCCTATTCATCCGCAAAGCGACTTGACACGCTTACTGATTTGTGTTTAACTAAAAGGGAGGGTCAAATTTGCGCTTCCCCAGAGGGAGCCTCTTAATGGTTAGCGTTCTTTGGTGGGGAAACGGCTTCTTTTGGCGCCAAATAGATATAAGTTGAAATGATGCAATTATTTGATGAACAAGGTTAGGAGGGTTTTATCCACAACGTTAACCAATCCGAGATACCACAAAGCGACGTTAACCTAGAAGTTCCTGAGCTTCAGATCCTCGTGATAAAAAAGGACGAGGATTTTCCTGCATATCTAGACCGGCAGAAGCTTGCGGGGTTTCTCCACAAGAGCCTCAAGCCCTTCGAAGACCCGGTATCTGATATTGATAGCGGCATTGACTATGCTCTTTCGTCCGAACCTGGTAGGGGCGGTTTCGTCCTGATTGCCGAGTCTGCCGGTCACCTGGCGGGTGCACTTGTAATGCTGCGAACGGGCATGAAGGGCTACGTGCCTGAGAACTTGCTTCTGTTTGTAGCAGTGGCGCCATCAATGCGTGGCAAGGGCATTGGAGCGATGCTGGTCAGGAAAGGGGTCCAGATCAGCGATGGAGACATCAAGCTACACGTTGAGCACGCCAATCCAGCCAAGCGGCTCTATTATCGACTCGGGTTCACAAGCAAATATGCCGAGATGAGGTATATCAAGTGAGCCGGGTTATCATTAACCTCGACGCGCTGGAGCATAATGTCGCTGTAGTCAGCGGCTGGATGAAGCGTCAAGGAGCTAGCTGGACGGTAGTCACCAAAGTCTTGTGCGGCCACACCGATGCGCTAACAGCTCTACAGCTTCTGGGTGTTCGGTCGATGGGCGATTCTCGCCTCGATAACCTCCGCGCCATCGAGCGAATTATCCCTGATTTCGAGGCGTGGTACCTACGTGGACCTTCCCTGTCATCGATCGAGGAGACCGTGCGCCTCGCGGATG
The bacterium genome window above contains:
- a CDS encoding GNAT family N-acetyltransferase, translating into MIKKDEDFPAYLDRQKLAGFLHKSLKPFEDPVSDIDSGIDYALSSEPGRGGFVLIAESAGHLAGALVMLRTGMKGYVPENLLLFVAVAPSMRGKGIGAMLVRKGVQISDGDIKLHVEHANPAKRLYYRLGFTSKYAEMRYIK